The genomic segment GAATTTTTTTGTGATGTAGTCAGGAGTAAACTTGAGGTGTTCTTCATCACGTGTTTCAAGCAAGCGTAGGCGGGAGAGGTAGGGGTCAGTAAAGTCTACACCGACGTATTTTGCCCCTTTATTGTAGGCTGCTTTTGCACATCTAAAGATGAAATCACGGTGGATAAGCTCCCCGTTGATGTAAACAGTTTGGCCGGGCTGTACATTTAAGGCATAGGTTACGATGAGATTAGCGTAGTTGTCTAAAAATTGTTCAAATTCCATTTTTATTTCCTAATAATGACTGTTTAGCCAACAATAGCGGATCGCGTGAAATCTAACAATGTATCGGATGAGGATTTATGCCATCGAAGAAAGGGGTTCTCCTAGTAAATTTAGGTACACCATTATCTCCAAAGCCTAAAGATGTTTATAAATACTTGATTGAGTTTCTAACGGATGGAAGAGTCGTAGATATTCCTTGGCTAACGCGGCAATTTCTAGTCCGGGGCCTGATCGTACCGCGGCGTTATAAGAATTCCGCTGCTTCTTATAAAGAAATTTGGACGGATGAGGGTTCTCCTTTGATGGTATACAGTATGAAGTCCAAAGATCTTTTGCAAAAATCCTTGGGTGATGACTTTCATATTGAGTTAGCTATGCGTTATCAACAGCCATCGATTAAAGACGCTTTAAAAAAATTAGAAGCGGCAAATTTAAAACAGCTTGTTGTTCTCCCTTTGTTTCCCCAATATGCATCGGCTACTACAGGATCTGTCCATCAAGAGGTGATGCGTCATCTAGGAAAGTGGAACGCAATTCCTACAACTAAATTTATCGGTTCTTTTTATAACGAGCCCTTAGTGATTAAGGCATTTGCAGAGAATGCGCTTAAGTATAATTTAAATGATTACGACCATTTTTTATTTAGTTTTCATGGTCTTCCTGAAAGGCAGCTAAATAAAGCAGATAAAAATAAACATTGTTTAAAAGCAAAAAGCTGCTGCAAAGAACTTTGCCGAGTCAATCGGGGATGCTACAGCGCGCAATGCCATCATACTGCGCGCTTAATTCAAGAACAGCTGGGCTTATCGGACGAAAAAGTTTCGCTATGTTTTCAATCTCGATTGGGGAGTGAACCCTGGCTGCAACCCTATGCTGTGGATGAGCTGAAAAAACTCGCGACAGAAGGGAAGAAAAATGTTTTAGTATTCAGCCCTGCCTTCGTTGCGGATTGCTTAGAAACAATTTATGAAGTTTCCGTAGAATACAACCAAGAATTTAAACACTTAGGGGGTCATAAATTAGATCTTGTTGAGGGCTTAAATGTGAATCCCACCTGGATCAAAGCTATGCAAGAAATCATAGTAAGTTCTTGATTGCGGTCCATTCCGACAAATTTCGGAAATAGTGATAAAACATAAGTTGATTAATCTTCTATTCTCTTTGATACCATTTTTTTTCAGTTTCAGCTAATTTTTAAAATTATATCTTAATTTTTAAAATCGGCTGCGATGGCAACATTTATAAGTAAAATTATTTATGGTATAGCATGGAAGACCTACTCCTCCGTTCTTGCTTTTTTCTGCATAGTTATAGGAATAATCGTTCTCTATGGCTGGAAAATCGAAAGTTCAGCACTGGTCCAAGTCTATTCCACCTATGCCCCTATGAAGGTCAATACCGCGCTATGCTTTATCCTTACAGGCGCTTCTATCTTATTACATATAAATTTCTTGCATAGGATTGCAAGGATCCTGAATTTTTTAGTGATCATTGTAGTGTTGGTAACCGGATTGCAATATATCCTGCATGTTGATTTTGGTATTGATAATTTTATTTTCCACCCTTTTACAGCAGTGGAAACAATGGTTGCGGGACGGATGTCTCCTACTGCTATTACATGTTTTACTTTCACTAACATGGGATTGGCATTATTAGGAACGCGGAGCCTTATTACAGCGTTTCTTCAAGGGATTTCGGGGATATTTGTACTTGTCCTTTCGTTAGCTTCCATCTTTTTCTATTTGAGCGGTTTGAAGGGCTCACTGATCGGAACGAATTTAACGTATATGGCAATACATACTTCACTGTTATTTCAGGGCTTAGGCTGGCTCTTATTCATTCATTCAGGAAAGATGCTGACACATTTCTCTTCCCGGCATGGCTGGCTATTACCCGTATTTGTGGGGATAGGAGGGCTTGCTATAACCGCGTGCTTATTTTTGGCATTAAGGGAACAGCAAAAGATTTTATTAAACAAGTCATTCGACATTATTTCAGAGGGTATTGGTGATTCTATAGAGAACTATTTTGATGATAGGATCAAAGGGATTATGCGGGTATCTACTCGTTGGACGGCGAGGGGGGGGGCTCCGAAGAATGAATGGTTAGCGGATGCAGAGAGTTATGTGAAGGATCATCCAAGTATTCAATTTATGTTTAAAACAGACGAAGATGAACATATTATTTGGACAGCACCTTTGAAAGATGATCAGTTGCTAAATGGTATGAAATTGCCGCCTCTTAAAGCACTTTCAAGCACTGAAGGAGGGAAGATTGGAATTTCATATAACAAGGCGTTATTCAATAACAAAACAGTTTTTATTATTGCTGCGCGATTGAGTGTGAATAAAAAACCGGAGGGGTATGTCGGAGCTGTGTTCGATATTGATAAACTCATTAATACGACAATGAAACGATCAAATTTTCAAAAATTTGGTATAAAGGTTTACCATGACGGCTCTTTAGTCACTTCTGAAAATATCGGCAGATCATCAGACTATACCGGAAAAGGTAAAATTGATATTTCCGATCATGTGTTCGATTTAGAAATCTTTCCGGATGCGAGTTTCGTTGCAAAACAAAAATCAACCCTTCCTTTTGCTATTTTGTTTGTAGGGCTTCTTTTGTCTGCTCTTTCTTCAATCGCTACTTATTACAATGTAGAAGTGGCGAAAGGACGTCGCAATTTACATAAAGCATATAGTGAAATGAGCCAGAAGGAAAAAGAGCTTAGACGTCAAAAGAATCTTCTACAGTATATTATGGATAATTCCGATGTCCTCATTTACTTGAAGGATATCAAAGGCAAATATTTGCTTGTGAATTCCCGTTTTATAGAGTTATTTTGCAGCGAAGGCCCTCATAAAGGGTTCACCGATTTCGATCTCTTTCCTGCTGATATTGCAGAACATCTGATTCAAAATGATAAAAAAATTATGAATGAAAAAAAGAAGCAGATGATTGAAGAAGTCGTTCCCGTAAAGGGGGGACAGAAGACCTTTTTATCTTTAAAAGCCCCCGTGTTCGATACCGATGGTAACTTTTATGCAATCTGTGGAATGTCTACAGATATTTCAAAAAGGATTGAAGCTGAGAAAAAGCTGCAATCCTCCCTTAATAGCCTAGAAGAGATTAATCGACAAATATTAGAAGCCAGGAAAAAAGCTGAAGAGGCTAATATTGCAAAAAGCGCCTTTCTAGCAAATATGAGCCACGAAATCCGCACTCCTTTGAATGGCGTCATTGGTATGACGGAGCTGTTGTATAACACAGAGTTATCAGAGAAGCAGGAAAGATACGTTCAAAGAATTTCATCTTCTGGGAAAATGCTTTTAACTCTTGTGAACGATATTTTAGATCTTTCGAAAATTGAAGCAGGGAAATTGATCTTAGATACTACTGAGGGTAATATTGCAACTTTGGTCAAAGAGGTTGTCGAGATTATGACGGTGCGTACAGAAGAGAAAAATCTCCAACTTAGCATAGATCTGGATCCCCAAATACCGAATCCAATCTTTTTAGATGTTGCCCGTTTGCGTCAGATACTGGTTAATCTTGTAGGCAATGCCGTGAAGTTTACCGAAAAAGGGGGGGTTAAGATTAAGTGCTTTTGCATTAAGCATAAGGAAACCGACAGCAATCATATGGCGCTGCGGTTTGAAGTGATAGATACAGGAATAGGAATAACTAAGAGTAAATTTAATCAGATTTTTGAAAAGTTCTCTCAAGCAGATGTTTCAACGACACGTAAATTTGGAGGAACAGGCTTAGGCCTTGCCATTTGCAAGCAGTTAGTGGAAAGAATGGGTGGAGATATAGGCTTTGAGAGCGAGGAAAATAAGGGATCGACATTTTGGTTTGAGTTATTATTTACTCTCCAAAAGAAAGAAGGAGCAAAAGACCCTGAATGGAGGCCCACTTGCGAGCAATTTTCGGAACTAAAATTCTTAATTCTAGGGTGTAATTCACAGCAAACCTCCGTTATAAAAGATTATGTAGGAAGCTGGAATATAAAATGCACTCATTGCTATACAGGTGAAGCCGCCGTTGAAGAGTGCCTTTCAGAAATCACGTATGATATATTAATTGTGGATGATAGTGTGCAGGATTGGGAAGCTATTACCGTTGTGAATAGTCTCTTAGCTAATCAAGGTAAAAAGAGAGTGGCTATTTTACTGGTATATTCCGGCCTTAAACCTCAGTCAGAGGTTTCTTCTAAGGTAGATATTGTCTTAAAATTGCCTTTCTCCAGTTCTGAGCTATTTAATTGCGTGGCAGCATATTTCACTAGGTCATTCAGGAACAAAGATGAGTTTCTAAATGATTATTCGTTAACCCAAACAAATGATGCAAAGGGTAACAATGAAAAAAATAACAAGTAAATTTCCGGGACGAAACGTCCTTGTCGTTGAGGACAATCTCATTAACCAGGAAATCATAAAAGAACTCCTTGAACTCATGGACTTCCATATCGATATCGCTTCACACGGAAAAGAAGCATTGAAGAGCACGGCTGCAAAGAAATATGATATTATTTTTATGGATATCCAAATGCCTGAAATGGACGGGTACGAAACGACACGACAGATCAGACATATTGAAAGCCCCAATAAACACACTACCATTATTGCTTTAACAGCAAATGCCATGAGCGATGATAAGATAAAATGTATAGAAGTAGGGATGAACGATTATCTTTCAAAACCTCTGGATGTACAAAAATTGGAGGTCATATTGCAAAAGTACCTTATTAATCTAAGCGACGATGCTAATAAATGAAGATCGAAAATGAGTATGAGAACCTTCCCTCCTTATCTCAAAAGCCATTTATCCAGGCATTAATCTGCGCATTAAGCCTGGCTCTCATCCATTATGTTCTGGGAGGAGGAGCCTTGTTTCTTCCTTTGATCCTCTATGGATTTTGGTTTTTGTCATGCATAATAGCCTCTTTATACGGCACAGTTGTGGGGCTGTTTTGCTCAATCTTATGCAGTGCAATTTATTTGCTTTTTCATGTATTCGATCCAAACATTCCTTTGGGAGCATTATTACAGTTCCGCCCTTACGAGCAGCCTTTATTATGGATTTTCTCAGCGATAGTTTTTGGAGAAATTCGTTCACAGCTCAATCTTACTATGCTGCAAATGCAAGACCATCTCTCTCTCTTAAGTGATTCTAATCAAATGCTGCAGGACAATGTTGCAGAAGTGCAGAGAGAGAATAATAAGTTTAAGCATTTGTTAGTCTCAAGTAGCGAGAAAAATGAGGAGACCATCAATGTTTTGCTTCCACTTTTAGCCCTTAAGTCAACACAGGTATTGCTTAATGTAGAAAACGCTATTCATACCATATTGAGTCCTAAGAAATTCTCTATCTATGCCAACGGGAATGATGGGCTGGAGATTTTGATTTCACACGGCTGGTCTGCGATGGATGCCTTCCCTTTGCGTATTGTTCCGGATGATCTTCTCTATAAATCAGTAGTGATCCATAGGGAAGCTGTTGCCGCAACAGACATACCGATCGATTTCCTTGAAAAACATGGAGTCTTTGCCGCTCCCTTTAGCGATCCCGAAACAGGGGAAGTCTACGGGATGATTAAAATAGAGGAAATGGGAGCGAAGCCCCTCGATCAAAGCAGCGTTGAAATTGCCAAAGAGTTGTGTCGGTTCATAGGCCAGGTTTATGCACTGGCCCGCCATTACCAAGATGCAATGAAGAGCTCTATCTACTCGCGACAAGGCTATATCTATTCTGATGCCATGCACCAGTGCTTGCATGAATATTTACTGATGTTAGCAAAAAAGCTTGGGTTCTCTTTATCTTCTTTCCATATTGTGCTGAGGTCTGCCTCGGAGAATGTTTTCTTATCTGAACTGCGTATCGTTTCAGAGATCATCGCCAGAATACTACCCTCGCAGGCCCTGATCTTCCAGGGTAAGGGCCCGTCTTATGAATTATCAGTGCTTCTTCCCGGATGCCTGCCTAGGCAAGTAGAAACATATGAAGTTGCTTTAACTAAAGCTTTACATGAGCAAGGTTCACTCAAAACTAGCAAAGTATATGTGACACGTAAAACAGAATATGTGCTAGAAGTAGCATTGATGAATAGTTAATCATTATTTAAATCTGAATATTTTCCGGAGAAATGATATGTCTCAAGTTACACTTAGAGGAAAGCCAATTCATACTCTAGGCCATCTGCCCAGTGTAGGAAAAACAGTACCGAATTTTACTCTAGTAGGGAGTGATCTCTCTGAAGTGACATTATCGCAATTTAACGGTAAGACTGTACTATTAAATATTTTTCCTAGCCTAGATACAGATGTTTGCGCCTTATCGGTGCAGAAGTTTAATGCCGAATTAGCGAAGCATCCTGAAATAACAGTGCTTCATATTTCCAAAGACCTGCCTTTTGCTATGAACCGATTTTGTTCTACGAATAAATTGGAAGGCGCCACTACGTTATCTGCTTTCAACAGCAATTTCGGAAAGGATTTTGGTGTGGAAATTCAAGAAGGACCCATGAGAGGATTGTTATCACGCGCTGTGATTATTTTAGATGAGCAAGGCAAAGTTATTTACGAAGAACAAGTTCCTGAAATAGGACAAGAACCTGACTATAAAAAAGCACTATCAGCATTAGGAATTGATTTAGCCGTTTCTAAAGGAGGTAACCATGCTTAAAAAATACCGTTTTGCATCTTTGTTATTGTTGATTCAAGCTATGGCATTACCTTTGGCTGCTGCACCAGAGTCCAATTCAACCTACCAAACCTACGTAGCTAAGGATTTCAGCACTCTAAAAGGTTTGAAAGGTATTTCAGATAATCTGATGGCGATGCACTTGAAACTTTATGAAGGCTACGTCAAAAACACGAATTTACTGCACGATCAGTTGCAAGATCTTGTCAAAGAAGGAAAAGAACGCTCTCCCCAATATGCCGGGCTGAAAAGAATCTACGGCTGGGAATTTGATGGTATGCGCTTGCATGAGTATTATTTCGGCAATCTGGGCGGTGACGGAAAACCCGTCCAAGAAGGGACTTTAAATAAAGCGATCGTAAAACAGTTTGGGTCCTATGAGAATTGGAAAAAAGACTTTATCGCGACCGGAATGATCAGAGGAATTGGCTGGGCTGTGCTTTATCAAGACCCTTCCAATGGAAATTTAGTCAATACATGGATCAATGAACACGATCTAGGGCATCTTGCCGGTGGCAAGCCTTTAGTTATCATGGATGTATTTGAACATGCTTATATCACTGAATATGGCTTGAATCGTGAAGACTACATCAAAGCTTTCTTTGATAACTTATCATGGAAAGTTGCTGAAGAGAGATTTAACCCTGCCGTTGTTACGTCTCCAACAACCCAGGAGCTCACTACAAATAAGCTAAGATATAAGTAGTCATGACCGCGGCGCATTTTATGCGCCGCTTCTAGAAATGGGGTTATATGGAACAGGCTGTCTTCCCGGGGACTTTCAACCCGCCGACAATAGGGCATCTGGATATTATTGAAAGAGCATCAAAACTTGTTAAAACACTTTATGTTGCTGTAGGGAATAACCCTAAGAAAAGCAAGCAGGAAGCGACAATAGAGAAACGTTTAGAATGGCTAAAACTCATCACTTCAAACCTGCCAAACGTACAAGTCGTTTCATTTGAAGGACTGCTTGCAGATTTCGCTAGAATAAACGGTATCAAGGTAGCTATCCGTTCTATCCGCGGGGCGTTGGAACTGGAGCAGGAAACTATGCAAGCCAAGATGAATAAGGCTATGACTGGATTAGAGACACTATTTATTCCATCAGATCTTCCTTACATCAGCTCTAGTTTAGTCAGAGAAGTCGCTGTCAATAAAGGCCCGATTGAGGCTTTTGTACCTTATAGTTTGGTTAAGGATATCCTTATTGCCTACTCTTAATTCTATTCCACAGTAGCTGCCGCTGCTGCGCCGATGACATTAGCTTTCACACCAAGTTTTGCGGGGATGCTCTCCAATTTTGCTGTTGCAGCTTTTAAGGCATAGCGGAGGATCTCTTGGTGCACTTCTTGAATAAATGTGGGATGGGATAGGGCCACGCTGCCCCCAAAAATGATTTTTTGTGGATTGAATGCATTCACAAAAGAAACACATCCGTGAGCAAGGTTTTTTATTAGATCATTATGGATTTCTATAGCAAGGGGATCCGCAAGTTTATGGGCTGCAGTCAGATGTTCGCCTTTGATTTTATGGATATCGCCTTCTGCAAGTTCAAGCAGCTTTTTGGCACGTTCCGGGTTATTGGCCACAGCTTCTTGAACAGTCACTGCAATGCCCCAACCACCTGCATAGGCCTCTAAACAGCCGCGATTTCCACAGGTGCATTGACGTCCACCTTCACGCAAGGTCGTATGTCCCAGTTCACCTGCGGTGTTGCTGTAGCCCTGCATGAGGTGGCCATTAGTGACTATGCCTCCGCCGATACCCGTTCCGATAAAGATACAGATGAAATCTTTGCATCCTTTTCCTGCTCCATGAAGCCATTCGCCCCAAGTAGCGGCCCTGACATCATTCAATAATACACAGGGAAGGTCGAGCCCTTTTTCTAAGATGTTTTTAAGGGGGATATCGGTCCAGTTTAAGTTGGGTGCAAAAAGTACTTTGTCACCTTGCGAGCTTATTTGACCTGCGATTCCGGCTCCGACTGCCTTAACTTTTTGAGGGGATTCTTTGATAAGATTTTTTGATGCGGTAATAATATCTTCTGCAACAGCTTCAGGCCCTTCATGCACACGGGTAGGTATTTTAATATCTTTAACGACAATGCCTTTGGTATCTACCAAGGCTATTTCCGCTTTTGTTCCGCCAAGATCGATGCCGAGGGATAGAAAATTGTGAGACATAGTTATTCCGGTTCAGGATGGATATAGATTTGAGCAAGGTCCGTTAGGATACTTTTACTCTAGAAGTGCAATTTGTTAAAACTTGACTTTAGCGGAAATTTCAAATTATTCCTTTGTTAAGGGAATGTTTTGAAATTTCCGCTAGTATTTTGTAAGATTTTGAAAGATTAGATAGTTTCAATTAGCAATTTGCCGAAGTTAAAGAGACCTTTCAAGGAAGATCCTTGCGGACACTGGACTTTACCGAAACCATGCATATGGTTATATTTAAAATGTCCTTTTCTAATGGTGCCACAGGGTAGGACAACTGTAGCGAAGCCATTCATGAAGCCGTTTGTGAATTCCCCTTCTATCAACTTTCCGGAGGGGAAGATGACTTTAGCATTTCCTTCAACTAGGCCGTCTTTAAGTTCACCATTGAGGAGCAGTCCAATAGGTAAGCCTGGAATGGATTGATCTTCCTCACTAAAAGTAATATCTATAGGATTTTCCGGGCTGTGGCAGGGAAAGGCTACAATTTGCTGCTCATCAAAACTACCAAAAGTAGATTCAGTTTCGAAAGAATGTTCATAATTACTATCAATTTCATTAATGAAAGCCTCAGAGGACGAAAATAGACCTTCGACAAACAGACCTGTAAATTGCGATCCGTCGCCTAACAAGATATTGGCTTTTCCTTCCGGTGTTCCATCGATAAATTCAGCATTCAATGTACACTTGTTTGGGAAAGTTAAAGTGCCATGGCCGTGAATATTCCCGTGAACAAAATAGCCTGTTTGTATAGAGCCGTCTTTAAATGTTTTTTTACCTTCTCCATGGAGTTTTGATAAAAGGAAGTTTCCTTCATGAAATTCTCCATTAGCAAATTTAATGGATCCTTTCCCATTCAAAAAGCCATTGATAAATTGTCCGGATTGTGACTCTCCGTCAGCAAAAGAGACTGTTCCTTCTTGAATAATGCCATTGTCAAAGAGACCTTCTTGAGTTTCTTTGGAAGGAAAAGTGATTTTTCCATATCCGGTAAGATCGTTCTCTATAAAAATCCCTTCATGCACTTCTCCATTGGGGTAGTAGAACATTCCATATTTAGAGGGGGGCTTATTGATCGTAGAGGTGGCAGCTTTTTCTGAAGGACTGAATTTTTCAAGCGTATGTTTAATAAATCTTAATACTAATCTATAAAAAACATTCATTATTGTTATCTTTAAGTTGGTTAGTTAAAACTAATTATAAACTAACTTTTAATTAATGTAAATAATTATTTGATGCAAAAACAGCTCCTACTATACTATTGCTTGACAATTAGACCCACTTTTCACTATGCAAAAGCGTATTAATAACTTTTAGCTAAGGATTTTCTCATGCGACACATCATTTCATTCTGTATCGGTATTTTTTGCGTAATTGAGCTAGGGGGAGTTGAAGTAATATTTAGCGACCAACGGGGAGTTGAATCTACTTTAGAAATCGATGGGACAACTCCGATCTACCTTATGAATGCACATATAGAAAATCATTTAGGAGCTAATGTTAAAAATGTCCAAATGATGGTCGATTATAACACCGATAAGGCGGCGGCTGTTACTAAAGATTTTAGAGACTATTACACTCCCGTGACGCCTACGGAAGTAGAAAAAATCAACTATATTGTAAAGACGTTAGGCACTAAAGCTAAAATCCAATTATTTTGGGATAAATCCTCTCTCGATAAAACAGGCGATCAAATTAGACACCTGCATCCTTTAAAATTCCTTACTGTTATTTTGACCAATCAAGACAATATCAAGTATATAAGGATTATTCGCGATAAGGGCCGTGTCTGGGATAATTTTGGTGGCGAACTCAAAGGCAGCTTAAAGGAGGAGG from the Parachlamydiales bacterium genome contains:
- the hemH gene encoding ferrochelatase produces the protein MPSKKGVLLVNLGTPLSPKPKDVYKYLIEFLTDGRVVDIPWLTRQFLVRGLIVPRRYKNSAASYKEIWTDEGSPLMVYSMKSKDLLQKSLGDDFHIELAMRYQQPSIKDALKKLEAANLKQLVVLPLFPQYASATTGSVHQEVMRHLGKWNAIPTTKFIGSFYNEPLVIKAFAENALKYNLNDYDHFLFSFHGLPERQLNKADKNKHCLKAKSCCKELCRVNRGCYSAQCHHTARLIQEQLGLSDEKVSLCFQSRLGSEPWLQPYAVDELKKLATEGKKNVLVFSPAFVADCLETIYEVSVEYNQEFKHLGGHKLDLVEGLNVNPTWIKAMQEIIVSS
- a CDS encoding ATP-binding protein; the protein is MATFISKIIYGIAWKTYSSVLAFFCIVIGIIVLYGWKIESSALVQVYSTYAPMKVNTALCFILTGASILLHINFLHRIARILNFLVIIVVLVTGLQYILHVDFGIDNFIFHPFTAVETMVAGRMSPTAITCFTFTNMGLALLGTRSLITAFLQGISGIFVLVLSLASIFFYLSGLKGSLIGTNLTYMAIHTSLLFQGLGWLLFIHSGKMLTHFSSRHGWLLPVFVGIGGLAITACLFLALREQQKILLNKSFDIISEGIGDSIENYFDDRIKGIMRVSTRWTARGGAPKNEWLADAESYVKDHPSIQFMFKTDEDEHIIWTAPLKDDQLLNGMKLPPLKALSSTEGGKIGISYNKALFNNKTVFIIAARLSVNKKPEGYVGAVFDIDKLINTTMKRSNFQKFGIKVYHDGSLVTSENIGRSSDYTGKGKIDISDHVFDLEIFPDASFVAKQKSTLPFAILFVGLLLSALSSIATYYNVEVAKGRRNLHKAYSEMSQKEKELRRQKNLLQYIMDNSDVLIYLKDIKGKYLLVNSRFIELFCSEGPHKGFTDFDLFPADIAEHLIQNDKKIMNEKKKQMIEEVVPVKGGQKTFLSLKAPVFDTDGNFYAICGMSTDISKRIEAEKKLQSSLNSLEEINRQILEARKKAEEANIAKSAFLANMSHEIRTPLNGVIGMTELLYNTELSEKQERYVQRISSSGKMLLTLVNDILDLSKIEAGKLILDTTEGNIATLVKEVVEIMTVRTEEKNLQLSIDLDPQIPNPIFLDVARLRQILVNLVGNAVKFTEKGGVKIKCFCIKHKETDSNHMALRFEVIDTGIGITKSKFNQIFEKFSQADVSTTRKFGGTGLGLAICKQLVERMGGDIGFESEENKGSTFWFELLFTLQKKEGAKDPEWRPTCEQFSELKFLILGCNSQQTSVIKDYVGSWNIKCTHCYTGEAAVEECLSEITYDILIVDDSVQDWEAITVVNSLLANQGKKRVAILLVYSGLKPQSEVSSKVDIVLKLPFSSSELFNCVAAYFTRSFRNKDEFLNDYSLTQTNDAKGNNEKNNK
- a CDS encoding response regulator yields the protein MKKITSKFPGRNVLVVEDNLINQEIIKELLELMDFHIDIASHGKEALKSTAAKKYDIIFMDIQMPEMDGYETTRQIRHIESPNKHTTIIALTANAMSDDKIKCIEVGMNDYLSKPLDVQKLEVILQKYLINLSDDANK
- a CDS encoding GAF domain-containing protein: MKIENEYENLPSLSQKPFIQALICALSLALIHYVLGGGALFLPLILYGFWFLSCIIASLYGTVVGLFCSILCSAIYLLFHVFDPNIPLGALLQFRPYEQPLLWIFSAIVFGEIRSQLNLTMLQMQDHLSLLSDSNQMLQDNVAEVQRENNKFKHLLVSSSEKNEETINVLLPLLALKSTQVLLNVENAIHTILSPKKFSIYANGNDGLEILISHGWSAMDAFPLRIVPDDLLYKSVVIHREAVAATDIPIDFLEKHGVFAAPFSDPETGEVYGMIKIEEMGAKPLDQSSVEIAKELCRFIGQVYALARHYQDAMKSSIYSRQGYIYSDAMHQCLHEYLLMLAKKLGFSLSSFHIVLRSASENVFLSELRIVSEIIARILPSQALIFQGKGPSYELSVLLPGCLPRQVETYEVALTKALHEQGSLKTSKVYVTRKTEYVLEVALMNS
- the tpx gene encoding thiol peroxidase, with amino-acid sequence MSQVTLRGKPIHTLGHLPSVGKTVPNFTLVGSDLSEVTLSQFNGKTVLLNIFPSLDTDVCALSVQKFNAELAKHPEITVLHISKDLPFAMNRFCSTNKLEGATTLSAFNSNFGKDFGVEIQEGPMRGLLSRAVIILDEQGKVIYEEQVPEIGQEPDYKKALSALGIDLAVSKGGNHA
- a CDS encoding Fe-Mn family superoxide dismutase; the protein is MLKKYRFASLLLLIQAMALPLAAAPESNSTYQTYVAKDFSTLKGLKGISDNLMAMHLKLYEGYVKNTNLLHDQLQDLVKEGKERSPQYAGLKRIYGWEFDGMRLHEYYFGNLGGDGKPVQEGTLNKAIVKQFGSYENWKKDFIATGMIRGIGWAVLYQDPSNGNLVNTWINEHDLGHLAGGKPLVIMDVFEHAYITEYGLNREDYIKAFFDNLSWKVAEERFNPAVVTSPTTQELTTNKLRYK
- the coaD gene encoding pantetheine-phosphate adenylyltransferase, encoding MEQAVFPGTFNPPTIGHLDIIERASKLVKTLYVAVGNNPKKSKQEATIEKRLEWLKLITSNLPNVQVVSFEGLLADFARINGIKVAIRSIRGALELEQETMQAKMNKAMTGLETLFIPSDLPYISSSLVREVAVNKGPIEAFVPYSLVKDILIAYS
- a CDS encoding ROK family protein, which encodes MSHNFLSLGIDLGGTKAEIALVDTKGIVVKDIKIPTRVHEGPEAVAEDIITASKNLIKESPQKVKAVGAGIAGQISSQGDKVLFAPNLNWTDIPLKNILEKGLDLPCVLLNDVRAATWGEWLHGAGKGCKDFICIFIGTGIGGGIVTNGHLMQGYSNTAGELGHTTLREGGRQCTCGNRGCLEAYAGGWGIAVTVQEAVANNPERAKKLLELAEGDIHKIKGEHLTAAHKLADPLAIEIHNDLIKNLAHGCVSFVNAFNPQKIIFGGSVALSHPTFIQEVHQEILRYALKAATAKLESIPAKLGVKANVIGAAAAATVE